The Calothrix sp. PCC 7507 DNA segment TTCTCACCGCCAGAAGACGGAAAGAAGCGATTACCATTTTAGAAATTGATGATGCTGTAGACCGGGTAGTCGCAGGGATGGAGGGTACCGCCTTGGTAGATAGCAAAAGCAAGCGTTTGATTGCTTACCACGAAGTCGGACACGCCTTAATAGGTACCTTACTCAAAGACCATGACCCTGTACAGAAAGTCACACTCATTCCTCGAGGACAAGCACTAGGATTAACTTGGTTTACCCCCAACGAAGAACAGGGGTTAGTTTCCCGTTCCCAACTCAAAGCCAGAATTACTGCTACTTTAGGTGGACGTGCTGCTGAAGAAATTGTTTTCGGTAAGCCAGAAGTGACTACAGGTGCAGGAAATGACCTGCAACAAGTGACAAATATGGCACGACAAATGGTAACTCGATTTGGGATGTCTGAATTAGGGCCATTGTCTTTAGAAAGTCAAAGTGCAGAGGTATTTTTGGGGCGCGACTGGATGAGTAAATCAGAATATTCTGAAGAGATTGCCGCCAAAATTGATTCACAAGTCCGCGAAATTATTAACCACTGCTATCTCAAAGCTAAAGAACTGTTGCAAGAAAACCGCACTGCGTTAGAACGTTTAGTAGATTTGTTAGCAGATCAGGAGACCATAGAAGGCGAACTATTCCGCAAAATTGTTGCCGAACATACCCAAGTAGCTGATGAGCAATTGGTCGTATCCCACTAAAAGTTAGTGAATAGTCAATAGTTATTACTCTAGTGTCGTGTCAAGACTAAAATGTTGCAAAAAAATGTAGGTTGGGTTGAGGAACGAACCCCAACAAAAACGAGAGAATGTTGGGTTACCCTGCGGGAAGCCGCTCCGCGTCTACGCAAAGCCTCAACCCAACCTATGTCTAATGCACTATTTTAGTCTAGAAACGCTACTAGACTATTGAATATTCTGATATGTTTAAAAGCGGTCAGTTGATCGATATCAAAAAACATTAAACTGAGATGTAGGACTGGTATTTTATTTTTACATTCAGCGTAGATACGGGTTTTGTAAGGCAGTGCCTAGGCTGTTGACTTTGTAAGAAATTAGCTAAAAATTATCATGCAATTTTTGTGTTTACCGTAGGGGCATCGGCACTGCCGTGCCCTGATGACAACGTTAACTACGACTATGATTTTGTATGATGCATTTTGGGCTGAAAACCCTCAGAATAAACACCCTAGGCATAGCCCATCCTACAAATTATGTTTCTTACAGACGTAGCAAGCAAACTACGAGATTTAAACTTAGTTACAGAAGTAACCTATCAAGAGATAGCGCGCTTAATAGAACAAGGTGCAATTCAAAGTCGCTCCGCACTGCTGCGTCAACTTGAGCAAGACACAGTGAAACGTCTCCTTACTTCTTTAGGAATTGGAACTGGTGCTGCTGTTAACTTTGGTATTGCGGATTTAACAAATGAAATGCGTTCTGAGTTACTGAAGTTGGTGCATCAACTCAGAGAATCAGATGTTGTGAGTCAAGGTGTTTATGAAAAACTGCGAGGAGATATCGCATCTGGTGGTATCAGATTAGATGTGCAGTTATTTCAGAACGCTGCTTGGCAAATGGAGATTGAGCAGCAGTTACAACCAGAAGTACAGGAACCTTATCTTAAATCTTTGCGAACCGCTGGTGTACTGTCAAAAAAAGGTTATACTCGCTTGCTGCAAGACCTCAAGGGTGGGAAGATTCAGGATGATATCAAGTTCCTGAAGTACATCGATCGCGCTTTACTTTTCAACCTACATGATTACTCTTTAGATCCCTACGGCTACTTTCCTAAAATCCATACGACTATTGCCCAGATGCTCACTAAGACTGGCGTAGCAAACTTTACTTTTGAAAATTTTGCCCTAGAGCTTGTTAAAAGCTTAGATTATAACGGTGATGAGTCATATCAAGCGATCGCTTCAGTCAATATCAACGGAAAGCTGTATCAACAAAGCAGTTTTTATGCACCTGCAATAGATAACCAAGATTTTGTTGGACGTATCGAGAGTGAAGAATTTCTCCACTTGTTCAACAAGATTTTGCGAGATCAGGGTTCAGACTATCGACTATATGACATAAAAGCTGAGAGCGACTATTTAGGAATACCAGGGTTAGATCATTCCCGCTTTGGAGTCATCGCTTTAACAGAAAATCAAGCTAAAGCCTATTTTCAGCAAGAAGATTTTCGCCAAGAAGCACGGCTAACGACAGATTATATAGAAGAAATTCTCTCACTTTGGAAAAAAATCGAGTTGTTCAATCACCTCACAGAAGATCAGATTACTACAAGTCAGCAGAAAATAAGACAAAGCTACATCACCCATCCTCACGATTTGCTACAAGCTTTTGATAACTTGGTAGTTACAGTGGAATGGGAAAGCGGTAATGTAGACAATCCTTACCAAGAATTGACCTATGAGTTGGTTGCTGCATCGCGGGGAGCATTTGTACCAACTGATATTTCAAATGAATTTGATGGGAAAAATCAAACTGCTGCACAGTCCTTTACTCTCAATGACAAGCGATACAGCAGAAAATTTGAGTATAACAATGATTTTCTTGACCCGAAATTCTTCAGTTTTATACAACAGGTTGTTGAGCAAACAGTTTCCAATGGCAGATTTTATCCGCTTTATGAGGATTCTGAGGATATCGTTGGGTACATCTTTCTGACTAATGAGCAGCAACATGTACTCCAGTCACAAGGAGTTATAACGATTCTCAAATAAATGAAAGAAATGCACCAATTTAAATGAGTCAAAAAGAGGAAAAGTGGCAGAGAGAAGGGAGCAGGGTAAAACCCCATAAATAAAAGTTCTGCAACTAATAACCAGAATCATTAATAAATTTTGACTCTTGAATTATGACTTGCGATTGTTGATTATTAGCTCCTGACCCACCTCTTCTAGCAATTTGTTGCTGAGAAAACATTTCTCGCAAAACCATTGCTGGGTCTACATAGTTACTAGCATATTTCAGTCCCCAATGAAGATGAGGCCCGGTGGTACGTCCAGTCATTCCGACTCTACCGATTCTGGCTCCAGTGGGTATTTGTTGCCCTTCCCAAATTTGAATTCCAGCTGGGCGATCAATGAAATAACGACGACCTGATGCAGTACCAGCACTGCCTTCCATGTGACAATAAGTATGTTCCCACTCACCGGATTTAATGACGATATGAGTGCCGCAGGCTGTGCGATCGCCTATTTTAATAACTGTACCAGCCCACCAACTACGAATATAACTACCTTGCGGGGCGGCGATGTCTAAACCTCCGTGAAATTCCCAACCATCACCTCCAGTAGCAGAACGACGATAGCCAAATGCAGAGGTGTAAGCTTGAAAGTTTTCTACGGGAAACGAAGCGCCTAACCAACTGTTGCGTGTCTTGACATTTTTTGACTGAACTTCTCTAGCTATCGAAATTTCTGGCTTAGGTAATAAAGTAATTGAACTTACAAGACCTAATCCTAATGTTAATATTATGGTTCCAGAAAATATTATTCTTTGTCGCCGTTTAATCATTGTTGCTATTCCCCACTCCGATAAAAGTGTCAGTAAATCTTTGATTGGCTTAGTTTAATTTTTTGTAAAATTCTGTCATCAAGTCTAATAAATCTTTGATACCGCAATATCTTACGTCAGAATATTTTAAAGTCAAGTTATATAGCTAACAAAACTGTATTTTTGACTATCTAATTTGTATATTCAGGTATTAAAACTAAAAATCAGATAGTTAACAAAAATAAGCGCTTTTAATACATCTTTAGTAGACAAGTATAGTCGGGAATCAGCGTAGTCGTTAGATAGTAATTACGGATAAAGTAGCATTTGTTATTTAAAAGCTTTACATATTTGTACTGCAATACTGAGTATGTAAATACGTAAGTATGTTTGGCAGAAATTTCTCTTTGAGATAACTTGGGCTAACTTAGCAGTAAGATAGTTGCCAAGTTGTTAATATCCTGTTAACCTTTATGCTTAAATTTGCTTAAGAGGTTGCTATAGCCTCAATTTAGAAGCTCTAGAGCAAAATAGACTACTTGCAGGACTCCCACAAACTATGCTGAATGAAATTTTGCCTTTCCGTTTTGAATTGGACAAAATCGCGATCGCTGGAGCGAGTTTGTGGTCTTTGGCGCTATATTTAGCTTTTTCACCAGTCAGTGAATGGGTAATCGAGCAACTCAAGCGCTGGTTTAACTTTGCGGAGCGATCGCTTTACACCAGCCAATCAGAATTTGACAAAACTCGTCAAGCCAGGGAATCTCAAAACGCTTTTTATGCCTCCCTATTTAGCATCGTGCCTTTTTTGGTAACTGGTGCTTTATGTAACTGGTTTCTGGACATCAGCTTAGGCAACAGTTGGGGAATCAGCACCGGCATACTTGCTTGTATTGGTTCCGGTATTTATGAATTAGGACGGCGGGATGGTTCTTCTGATTAGTCAGGAGTCAGGAGTCAGGAGTCAAGGGAATAGGCAATAGGCAATAGGCAAGAGTCAAAAGTCAAAAGTCAAAAGGTTATTCTTCTAATGCCCAATGCCCAATGCCCAATGCCCCATGCCCAATCCCCAGTCCCTAATTATCAATTTCTTCGCTAACAATCTGTGCTAATTTCTGCGCTGCGCCTGCTTCGCCTCGGATGCTGAGTAGCTTGGCTCGGATCGCTGCCAATTTTTCTGGATGAGCCAAAAGGTCTAACACCATTTCCCCAACTTCTGCAGGCTGGAGTTGTCCTACAAGTTCTGGTACTACCTCTTCTTGTGCCCAGATATTAGGCCATGCTAATAAACCTTTGCGTCTGAGGAAAAACCAGTTAATTATTTTGGCAAAAGTGGTACCCACCCCTGGCAAGTTAGCCAATAACCCCGGTAAACCATCCCAAGAACGCATCGCATCAAGTTGTTGTGTTGGGAGTAAGACAATCATCGGTACTGCTAAAGCACCGAGTTCGGCAGTGTTAGCACCGACTGTAGTTAAACAGATACTACAGCGGGATAATAATTCATAGGCAGGGTTTTCTTGGTAAAGTTCTACCTCTACTCCTCTGTCTGTTTTCAGTTTGGAGTTACGAGTGCTTTCTTCTGGGGAAATCAAGGAAGCACTGCTAAAACCAAATGTTTGCACAAAAGGGTTTTTTCGGGGATCAGCAAAATTAGCTAAAGTTTGTAAATCCAAAGTTGGGGCGACAGGAATCACAAATTTAGTTTGGGGGTTTTTTGCGTGAATATATTCGGCGATCGCTAACATTAATGGTACTCCTTGGGCTAATTTTGCCGCTTTTGACCCTGGCAAAACGCCGATAATTTCAGTGTTGAGTGAAGAGTCAGGAGTTATGGCGAAATTTTTTACTTCATTTCCCTCTGTTTGAATCTGCGCTTCTACCATCAAATCGCCCACAACAGTAAATTTATGAGCATACTTTTGGGGAATCGGTTGAGCGACTTCGGGCTTCATGACACCAAAACGGTCAATTAAGCTGTGCCAACGGGCATTCCATTCGGCGTAGACTACTGTGCGATAGGCGAGTTTTTTGCCAATGACAACGGGGAAAATTTGATCCCCACCAAGGAAGACGACGACACCGAGACTTCTCCAATCCCAATTTTCAGCAGTCTTTCCCCAGAGCAAAAACTGCCAAAAATGCTCTGCTCCCTGGACTCTGTCTACTTCTGGATAAGAAAGGGCGATCGCTACTTCTTTCCCAGTCGCATTGGGGCAAGGAGATAATACAACGGAAATCCTGACAAGAGAACGATCATCACCTAGTTGTTGCCTTAGCGCCTTTACCACTGGACGCACCCAGGTTGTTACTTCCCCTGGACCATTGGAGAGGATCAGAATATCTACTGGAGTCATGAGTTAAGGGTGAAGATTTAGGGGTTATTAGTCAAGAGGCAAAGTATAATTTTGGCGTTAACGAAGTTCCTCCGTCAGGGGCTTGCTGCATCTGTTTTGCCTCTCCAAGCCATTAGTCAAGTGCCGACAAATTATTATAGTAGCTTTTGTACTTCACAGAAACTGCTGCTTCATGGGGTAGAGTACACATAGTGGTGAGCAAATGCATATTTCATTGCATTTTTAAGGCTTATAGCAGCCATAGAATAGTTACTGAAAATAGATTTCAGTTGCCGGAGTGTTGCGAGGAGAATGTCTTGAGAATACTTTTATTTATTCTGCTGTTAGCGATCGCTCTATTTAGATTTACATTCATTCTGCCAGCACTAGCCGCCGAAACAGCCAATGGTGCCAAAATCTTCAATGCTAACTGTTCTTCTTGCCATATAGGTGGTGGAAATATATTAATTAGCCAGAAAACCTTGACAAAAGAAGCATTATCAAAATATCTGGAAAATTATGATCAGGATTCTATTCAGGCAATTATCTATCAAGTACAAAACGGTAAAAATGCCATGCCTGCCTTTAAAAACAAGTTAAGCAATCAGGAAATTTTAGAGGTAGCTACTTACATTTTCCAACAAGCAGAACAAGGATGGTGAACTCCCTAACAAGCTGCAGGATATCCAGGAAAGGGTGTTAAGGCTGAAGTTGAGGTAGATATATGCTCAAAAGAAAAGGATGAATGATTAATAACATCATTCATCCTGCTTGATTGTTAAATTTGTTCTAATCTTCGACTAAAACCATCTGGAGGGTTTTTATTTCTTTTGATCAGAGCTTTCTTTTTGTTGTCTCAATTCGCGCAGTTGCTGGATTAGTTTTTTACCAGATTCAACAACGGTTACAGGCTCATCTTTTTTGTCATCAACCGCTGACGAAGGATTTTCTGTAGCT contains these protein-coding regions:
- the petJ gene encoding cytochrome c6 PetJ, with protein sequence MRILLFILLLAIALFRFTFILPALAAETANGAKIFNANCSSCHIGGGNILISQKTLTKEALSKYLENYDQDSIQAIIYQVQNGKNAMPAFKNKLSNQEILEVATYIFQQAEQGW
- a CDS encoding M23 family metallopeptidase, which gives rise to MIKRRQRIIFSGTIILTLGLGLVSSITLLPKPEISIAREVQSKNVKTRNSWLGASFPVENFQAYTSAFGYRRSATGGDGWEFHGGLDIAAPQGSYIRSWWAGTVIKIGDRTACGTHIVIKSGEWEHTYCHMEGSAGTASGRRYFIDRPAGIQIWEGQQIPTGARIGRVGMTGRTTGPHLHWGLKYASNYVDPAMVLREMFSQQQIARRGGSGANNQQSQVIIQESKFINDSGY